The Drosophila mauritiana strain mau12 chromosome 2R, ASM438214v1, whole genome shotgun sequence genome has a segment encoding these proteins:
- the LOC117136385 gene encoding peptidoglycan-recognition protein SC2, translating into MANKALVLLAVLFCAQAVLGVTIVSKSEWGGRSATSKTSLASYLSYAVIHHTAGNYCSTKAACITQLKNIQAYHMDSLGWADIGYNFLIGGDGNVYEGRGWNVMGAHATNWNSKSIGISFLGNYNTNTLTSAQITAAKGLLSDAVSRGQIVSGYILYGHRQVGSTECPGTNIWNEIRTWSNWKA; encoded by the coding sequence ATGGCAAACAAAGCTCTCGTCCTTCTGGCCGTGCTCTTCTGCGCACAAGCCGTTCTCGGCGTGACCATCGTCTCCAAGTCGGAGTGGGGTGGTCGTTCCGCCACGAGCAAGACATCGCTGGCCAGCTACCTGAGCTATGCCGTGATCCACCACACCGCTGGAAACTACTGCAGCACCAAGGCCGCCTGCATCACCCAGCTGAAGAACATCCAGGCCTACCACATGGACTCCCTGGGCTGGGCCGATATCGGCTACAACTTCCTGATCGGCGGAGACGGCAACGTGTACGAGGGTCGCGGCTGGAACGTCATGGGTGCTCACGCCACCAACTGGAACTCCAAGTCCATTGGCATCTCCTTCCTGGGCAACTACAACACCAACACCCTCACCTCTGCTCAGATCACCGCTGCCAAGGGTCTGCTCTCCGACGCCGTCAGTCGCGGCCAGATCGTTTCCGGATACATCCTGTACGGACATCGCCAGGTCGGCTCCACCGAGTGCCCCGGCACCAACATCTGGAACGAGATCCGCACCTGGTCCAACTGGAAGGCTTAA